In Aegilops tauschii subsp. strangulata cultivar AL8/78 chromosome 3, Aet v6.0, whole genome shotgun sequence, one genomic interval encodes:
- the LOC109738520 gene encoding BTB/POZ and MATH domain-containing protein 1-like yields the protein MDHISLHLVLDDVVAGKVTAQVQFGFKAGEEEEEEHALFLELKPGEVEAARGGVWRCPQFVSKETLEASTHLKDDSFTIRCDISVFNAFSAEEGPPPSPAPRSIPVPPSDLCQQLGDLLAAKKGADVVFEVGGETFSAHRWLLAAWSPVFSAELFGSMRESGPGVVRVADMDAQVFKALLRFVYTDSWPPETAEGEEFAMAQHLLVAADKYSLKRLKLIYEDKLCKNIAAGTAASILTLAELSEEPDGSHGRRRLRESALKLPFSCQGVDCQVLGRRLSSVMVDRSSAH from the exons ATGGACCACATTTCCCTCCACCTCGTCCTCGACGATGTCGTCGCCGGGAAAGTGACTGCGCAGGTCCAGTTCGGCTTTaaggcgggggaggaggaggaggaggagcacgcGCTCTTCCTCGAATTGAAGCCCGGCGAGGTGGAGGCCGCCCGCGGCGGTGTCTGGAGATGTCCGCAGTTCGTCAGTAAGGAGACCCTGGAGGCGTCGACGCATCTCAAGGACGATTCCTTCACCATCAGGTGCGACATCTCTGTCTTCAACGCGTTCAGCGCCGAGGAGGGGCCGCCGCCGTCCCCCGCGCCAAGATCCATCCCCGTGCCCCCGTCCGACCTGTGTCAGCAGCTTGGCGACCTCCTCGCGGCCAAGAAGGGCGCCGACGTGGTCTTCGAGGTCGGCGGCGAGACGTTCTCGGCGCATCGGTGGCTGCTCGCGGCATGGTCGCCGGTCTTCAGCGCCGAGCTCTTCGGCTCAATGAGGGAGAGTGGCCCCGGCGTGGTCCGCGTGGCCGACATGGATGCGCAGGTCTTCAAGGCACTGCTCCGCTTCGTGTACACAGACTCATGGCCGCCGGAGACGGCGGAAGGAGAGGAATTCGCCATGGCCCAGCATCTGCTCGTGGCAGCCGACAAGTACAGCCTGAAGAGGCTCAAGCTGATCTACGAGGACAAGCTGTGCAAGAACATCGCGGCGGGCACGGCGGCGAGCATCCTGACGTTAGCTGAG CTCTCCGAAGAACCTGACGGCAGCCATGGCCGGCGACGACTTCGAGAATCTGCGCTCAAGCTTCCCTTCTCTTGTCAAGGAGTTGATTGCCAAGTGCTCGGCCGACGCCTAAGCTCAGTGATGGTTGATCGATCCTCTGCTCACTAA